The following coding sequences lie in one Lysobacter capsici genomic window:
- a CDS encoding sensor histidine kinase: protein MTDPRSAQADALMGELQRQGAGRLTIFLGAAPGVGKTYTMLGRARELQRRSIDVVVGIVETHGRAETLALVEGLDVLPRKRLEYQDRTLEEMDLDALLARKPKVALVDELAHRNAPGSRHERRWQDVLELLDAGIDVYTTINIQHLESLNDVIHRITGVRVSETVPDALFDRLRDIVLVDLPPRELIERLQQGKVYVPEQAAHALQAFFSPSNLTALRELAMQTAADRVDSDLREAQTARGLPGVPLRRAVLVAIDGLGQSEYLVRVARRIAERRDSPWIVVTVQAGDAPAEARQSELDRAFALARRLGGEAVVLHGNSVVDALLDHAERAGVSTIVLGRTRERPLARMVNRTLTQQLIQRGAHYELTIVSTPEARARARRSLRDSGGRLRGLLTRSDAGLAVVAATFATALAWVAERWIGLGDLSLIFIVAVVVVAARTRMTAAVIASVLCFLAYNFFFIEPRYTLLIGARQGVATVLLFLAAALVAGRLASKLRMQVLALRASNAHATELQTLGRELATAADVGQVVHAGRKALKRSLGVEAFVYIGAAPLRGEQLPEMSDKDRAAADWSLKHRQSAGRYTDTLAGSEWWLLPLKGDSSADAPAAGVVGLRFPSSLTRLGAEQRRLAEAMTDDIAQAILRTRLVADLEDSRVSGETERLRSALLSSVSHDLRSPLASIIGAASSLDHYAEAMPREDRHSLLETIRIEGERLDRYIQNLLDMTRLGHGGLALNRDWIGVDELIGSAVTRLQRYEPRARFDVRLQAGLGPIWVHPALIEQALFNVLENAVKFSPPDAAVVIDARRVDAEPGAATEQVLRIDVSDRGPGIPEDERARIFDMFYSVERGDRGRQGTGLGLAICQGMIGAHGGSVVALPGLADEQGRRGTTIRITLPPIEPVAAPAS, encoded by the coding sequence ATGACCGACCCCCGCAGCGCCCAAGCCGATGCCCTCATGGGCGAACTGCAACGCCAGGGCGCCGGTCGCCTGACCATCTTCCTGGGCGCCGCGCCCGGCGTCGGCAAGACCTACACCATGCTCGGCCGCGCCCGCGAACTGCAGCGCCGCAGCATCGACGTGGTGGTCGGCATCGTCGAAACCCACGGCCGCGCCGAAACCCTCGCCCTGGTCGAGGGCCTCGACGTGCTGCCGCGCAAACGCCTGGAGTACCAGGACCGCACGCTCGAGGAAATGGACCTCGACGCGCTGCTGGCGCGCAAGCCCAAGGTCGCCCTGGTCGACGAACTCGCTCACCGCAACGCGCCGGGCAGCCGCCACGAACGGCGCTGGCAGGATGTGCTCGAACTGCTCGACGCCGGCATCGACGTCTACACCACGATCAACATCCAGCACCTGGAAAGCCTCAACGACGTCATCCATCGCATCACCGGTGTGCGGGTCAGCGAGACCGTTCCCGATGCGCTGTTCGACCGCCTGCGCGATATCGTGCTGGTCGATCTGCCGCCGCGCGAGCTGATCGAACGCCTGCAACAGGGCAAGGTCTACGTGCCCGAACAAGCTGCGCATGCGCTGCAGGCGTTCTTCTCGCCGTCCAACCTGACCGCGCTGCGCGAACTGGCGATGCAGACCGCCGCCGACCGCGTCGACAGCGATCTGCGCGAGGCGCAGACCGCGCGCGGCCTGCCCGGGGTGCCGCTGCGACGCGCGGTGTTGGTCGCGATCGACGGCCTGGGCCAGTCCGAATACCTGGTGCGGGTCGCGCGCCGCATCGCCGAACGCCGCGATTCGCCGTGGATCGTGGTCACGGTCCAGGCCGGCGACGCGCCGGCCGAAGCGCGCCAGTCCGAACTCGACCGCGCCTTCGCGCTCGCACGCCGGCTCGGCGGCGAAGCGGTGGTGCTGCACGGCAATAGCGTGGTCGATGCCCTGCTCGACCATGCCGAACGCGCCGGCGTGTCGACCATCGTGCTCGGCCGCACCCGCGAACGTCCGCTCGCGCGCATGGTCAACCGCACGCTGACCCAGCAACTGATCCAGCGCGGCGCGCATTACGAACTCACCATCGTCAGCACCCCGGAAGCGCGCGCGCGTGCGCGCCGCTCGCTGCGCGACAGCGGCGGCCGGCTGCGCGGCCTGCTGACCCGCAGCGATGCGGGCCTGGCCGTGGTGGCCGCGACCTTCGCCACCGCGCTGGCCTGGGTCGCCGAACGCTGGATCGGCCTGGGCGACCTGTCGCTAATCTTCATCGTCGCGGTGGTGGTGGTCGCCGCGCGCACCCGCATGACCGCGGCGGTGATCGCCTCGGTGCTGTGCTTCCTGGCCTACAACTTCTTCTTCATCGAACCGCGCTACACCTTGCTGATCGGCGCGCGCCAGGGCGTGGCGACGGTGCTGCTGTTCCTGGCCGCGGCGCTGGTCGCCGGACGCCTGGCCTCGAAGCTGCGCATGCAGGTGCTGGCGCTGCGCGCGTCCAACGCGCACGCGACCGAACTGCAAACCCTCGGCCGCGAACTGGCCACCGCCGCCGACGTGGGCCAGGTCGTGCATGCCGGACGCAAGGCGCTCAAGCGTTCGCTCGGCGTGGAAGCCTTCGTCTACATCGGCGCGGCGCCGCTGCGCGGCGAACAGTTGCCGGAGATGAGCGACAAGGATCGCGCCGCCGCCGACTGGAGCTTGAAGCATCGCCAGTCCGCCGGCCGCTACACCGACACCCTGGCCGGATCGGAGTGGTGGCTGTTGCCGCTCAAGGGCGACAGCTCGGCCGATGCGCCGGCGGCCGGCGTAGTCGGCCTGCGTTTTCCGTCTTCGTTGACGCGATTGGGCGCGGAACAACGCCGCTTAGCCGAAGCGATGACCGACGATATCGCGCAGGCGATCCTGCGCACGCGCCTGGTCGCCGACCTGGAAGACTCGCGGGTCAGCGGCGAGACCGAGCGGCTGCGCTCGGCGCTGCTGTCGTCGGTCTCGCACGATCTGCGCTCGCCGCTGGCTTCGATCATCGGCGCGGCCAGCAGCCTGGATCACTACGCCGAGGCGATGCCGCGCGAGGACCGCCACAGCCTGCTGGAAACCATCCGCATCGAAGGCGAGCGACTGGATCGCTACATCCAGAACCTGCTCGACATGACCCGGCTCGGCCACGGCGGGCTGGCGCTCAATCGCGACTGGATCGGCGTGGACGAACTGATCGGCTCGGCGGTCACCCGCCTGCAACGCTACGAGCCGCGCGCGCGCTTCGACGTGCGCCTGCAAGCCGGGCTCGGCCCGATCTGGGTGCATCCGGCGCTGATCGAACAGGCGTTGTTCAACGTGCTCGAGAACGCGGTGAAGTTCTCGCCGCCCGACGCGGCGGTGGTGATCGACGCGCGCCGGGTCGACGCCGAGCCCGGCGCGGCCACCGAGCAGGTCCTGCGCATCGACGTCAGCGACCGCGGCCCGGGCATTCCCGAGGACGAACGCGCGCGCATCTTCGACATGTTCTACAGCGTCGAGCGCGGCGATCGCGGCCGCCAGGGCACCGGCCTGGGCCTGGCGATCTGCCAGGGCATGATCGGCGCCCACGGCGGCAGCGTGGTCGCCCTGCCCGGCCTGGCCGACGAACAAGGTCGCCGCGGCACCACGATCCGCATTACCCTGCCGCCCATCGAACCCGTCGCGGCGCCCGCCTCATGA
- the kdpC gene encoding potassium-transporting ATPase subunit KdpC — translation MTTQTAQPLTLDDRVSLRAPLLFAAISLLGFGLLYSLAGTALGRLAFPAQAVGSIIRYDGHPIGSELIAQPFADARYFQPRPSAAKYDPTAASGSNQARSNPDLRKRIAEDTAAIAQREGIAIADVPAELATQSGGGLDPHLSPRAAQIQAARVAKARGLSVAQVEALIAANTEAPQFGVLGMERVNVLKLNLALDAAR, via the coding sequence ATGACCACCCAAACCGCCCAACCGCTCACCCTCGACGATCGCGTTTCCCTGCGCGCTCCGCTGCTGTTCGCCGCGATCTCCCTGCTCGGCTTCGGCCTGCTCTATTCCCTGGCCGGCACCGCGCTGGGGCGCCTCGCATTTCCTGCACAGGCCGTCGGTTCGATCATCCGATACGACGGCCACCCGATTGGCTCGGAGCTGATCGCGCAACCGTTCGCCGACGCCAGGTACTTCCAGCCGCGCCCGTCGGCGGCCAAGTACGACCCGACCGCCGCGTCCGGCAGCAATCAGGCGCGCAGCAATCCCGACCTGCGCAAGCGCATCGCCGAGGACACCGCGGCGATCGCGCAGCGCGAAGGCATCGCCATCGCCGACGTGCCCGCCGAACTGGCGACCCAGTCCGGCGGCGGCCTGGACCCGCACCTGTCCCCGCGCGCGGCGCAGATCCAGGCCGCGCGCGTGGCCAAGGCACGCGGTCTCAGTGTGGCCCAGGTGGAGGCCTTGATCGCGGCCAACACCGAGGCGCCTCAGTTCGGTGTGCTCGGCATGGAGCGTGTGAATGTGCTCAAGCTCAATCTGGCGTTGGATGCGGCGCGATGA
- the kdpB gene encoding potassium-transporting ATPase subunit KdpB, whose product MAGLDAAGLRAAMLESFVKLSPRHALRSPIMAIVLLGTVLAALITIFVPGNAAFGIAVTVILLVTVLFANFAEAVAEARGRGQAASLRAARRDLVARKLDTVGKNETRVPASTLKPGDRVIVSANELIPADGEIVKGMATINESAVTGESAPVLREAGTDRSGVIGGTKVLSDEIVIEVSAEPGHSFLDRMIALVEGANRQKTPNEIALTMLLAAMTLTFLIVVATLPLFAGFVGAKLDPLLLIALLVCLIPTTIGGLLPAIGIAGMNRALSANVLAKSGKAVEVAGDVDVLLLDKTGTITFGDRQATAFHPIAGVDHSQLRDAALLSSLADPTPEGKSIVRLAREQHSVTPEPERADYLQFTAQTRMSGVDLPADYPGGARAIRKGAGDAISQYVRALGGEVLPELNARIEQVARNGATPLVVAEGRHVLGVVELSDVVKHGVKERFARLRAMGVRTVMITGDNPLTAAAIAAEAGVDDYIAEARPEDKLARIRAEQAGGRLVAMVGDGTNDAPALAQADVGLAMNSGTQAAKEAGNMVDLDSDPAKLLAVVEVGKQQLITRGALTTFSLANDVSKYFAILPALFAAAIPQMAALNVMHLSSPSNAVLAALIFNALIIPALIPLALAGVRFKPATAVALLRRNMLVYGLGGVLLPFVAIKLIDMALVAIF is encoded by the coding sequence ATGGCCGGCCTCGACGCCGCCGGCCTGCGCGCGGCGATGCTCGAATCCTTCGTCAAGCTCTCGCCGCGGCATGCCCTGCGCAGCCCTATCATGGCCATCGTCCTGCTCGGCACGGTGCTGGCCGCACTGATCACGATCTTCGTTCCCGGCAATGCCGCGTTCGGTATCGCGGTCACCGTGATCCTGCTGGTGACGGTGTTGTTCGCCAACTTCGCCGAAGCGGTCGCCGAAGCGCGCGGCCGCGGCCAGGCAGCTTCGTTGCGCGCAGCGCGGCGCGACCTGGTCGCGCGCAAGCTCGACACGGTCGGCAAGAACGAAACCCGGGTGCCGGCCTCGACGCTCAAGCCCGGCGACCGGGTGATCGTCTCGGCCAACGAGCTGATCCCGGCCGACGGCGAAATCGTCAAGGGCATGGCCACGATCAACGAATCGGCGGTCACCGGCGAATCCGCGCCGGTGCTGCGCGAAGCCGGCACCGACCGCTCCGGCGTGATCGGCGGCACCAAGGTGTTGTCCGACGAGATCGTGATCGAAGTCAGCGCCGAACCGGGCCACAGCTTCCTCGACCGCATGATCGCCCTGGTCGAAGGCGCCAACCGGCAGAAGACGCCGAACGAAATCGCCCTGACCATGCTGCTCGCGGCGATGACCCTGACCTTCCTGATCGTGGTCGCGACCTTGCCGCTGTTCGCCGGTTTCGTCGGCGCCAAACTCGATCCGCTGCTGCTGATCGCGCTGCTGGTCTGCCTGATCCCGACCACCATCGGCGGCCTGTTACCGGCGATCGGCATCGCCGGCATGAACCGCGCGCTGTCGGCCAACGTGCTGGCGAAATCCGGCAAGGCGGTGGAAGTGGCCGGCGACGTCGACGTGCTGCTGCTGGACAAGACCGGCACCATCACCTTCGGCGACCGTCAGGCGACCGCGTTCCATCCGATCGCCGGCGTCGACCATTCGCAGTTGCGCGATGCGGCGCTGTTGTCCTCGCTCGCCGATCCCACGCCCGAAGGCAAGTCGATCGTGCGCCTGGCGCGCGAGCAACACAGCGTGACGCCGGAACCCGAACGCGCCGACTATCTGCAGTTCACCGCGCAGACGCGCATGTCCGGCGTCGACCTGCCGGCCGATTACCCCGGCGGCGCGCGTGCGATCCGCAAGGGCGCGGGCGATGCGATCAGCCAGTACGTGCGCGCGCTCGGCGGCGAGGTGCTGCCCGAACTCAATGCGCGCATCGAACAGGTCGCGCGCAACGGCGCCACTCCGCTGGTGGTGGCCGAGGGCCGCCACGTGCTCGGCGTGGTCGAGTTGTCGGACGTGGTCAAGCATGGCGTGAAGGAACGTTTCGCGCGGTTGCGGGCGATGGGCGTGCGCACGGTGATGATCACCGGCGACAACCCGCTGACCGCCGCGGCGATCGCGGCCGAAGCCGGCGTCGACGACTACATCGCCGAAGCGCGGCCCGAGGACAAACTCGCGCGCATTCGCGCCGAGCAGGCCGGCGGCCGCCTGGTGGCGATGGTCGGCGACGGCACCAACGACGCCCCGGCGCTGGCCCAGGCCGACGTCGGCCTGGCGATGAATTCGGGCACGCAAGCGGCGAAGGAAGCCGGCAACATGGTCGATCTGGATTCCGATCCGGCCAAGCTGCTGGCGGTGGTCGAGGTCGGCAAGCAACAGCTGATCACCCGCGGCGCGCTGACCACGTTCTCGCTCGCCAACGACGTGTCGAAGTACTTCGCGATCCTGCCGGCGCTGTTCGCCGCGGCGATCCCGCAGATGGCCGCGCTCAACGTCATGCACTTGTCGAGCCCGAGCAACGCGGTGCTCGCGGCGTTGATCTTCAACGCCCTGATCATCCCCGCGCTGATCCCGCTGGCCCTGGCCGGCGTGCGCTTCAAGCCCGCCACCGCGGTCGCGCTGCTGCGCCGGAACATGCTGGTCTACGGCCTGGGCGGCGTGCTGCTGCCGTTCGTCGCGATCAAGCTGATCGACATGGCGCTGGTCGCGATTTTCTAA